The Brassica napus cultivar Da-Ae chromosome C1, Da-Ae, whole genome shotgun sequence DNA segment GAGAAAGGTGAAACCTTTAATATGAATATATGCCGTCCCAACCGTTATCGACGTCCACTGTGAAAGCTCCAAAGGGATTCCTTCCCTCAGAATTGCTTCTTATCGAAACTCATCGGCGAATCCAAATACGTCCAAAACAATCCGCCGGAGCTCATCCCGCAAGAGGATCGAATCGTAAACCACGTCCTCGACTCTCTCCGTCCTTACAGCACCGAAACTGGTGGTGGTCCTCTCGTGATCAATCATGTGGCGTATCACTCTCAGGAAGAGGCAACCTCATCGTGGAGTACCCAGGATCTGTCCCCGGAAAGATCTTGTCTTTCGTCGGAATGCACATGGACGTCGTCACCGCCAATCCCGACGAATGGGTAAATCATTTTTTCGTGGTTTTGATCGGTGCCCGTTAGAATTAAGATGTTGGGTTTACGCGAACTGATCCAAAGTTGAAACCTTTATCACATTTTGTACTCTATAGCGTTTATAGGGATTGATCCAAAGTTGAGATCTTTATCTCATTGTGTAGTCTAGGGTTTATGCGGATTGATCCAAAGTTGAGATCTTTATCTTCTTTTGTGTACTCTAGGGTTTAATTGGTTATGGTTTTATTCAGATGTctctgttttgggtttgactgtTCTTTCGTAGGAGTTTGATCCTTTCTCGCTGAGCATAGATGGGGATAAGCTTCGAGGTCGTGGGACTACGGATTGTCATGGACACGTTGCTCTAGTGACTGAGCTCATGAAGAGGCTCGGGGAGACCAAGCCAGCGTTGAAATCATCGGTGGTGGCGGTTTTTATTGCTAGTGAAGAGAACTCTTCGATTCCAGGTGTTGGTGTGGACATGCTGGGCTTCTTGATAAGCTCAAATCCGGACCAttgttagtttttcttttttaatattcttGAGTTGTATGAAGCTGTTGTTGATGTGTGAGTTGTTTTTGAAGGTTTTGGATTGATACGGCGGATAAGCAGCCGTGTATTGGAACGGGTGGTATGATTCCTTGGAAGCTTCATTTCACTGGAAAGCTTTTCCACAGCGGTTTAGCTCACAAGGTATGGTCCTGTTAAATTGGTGAAGCTGCAAGCTCAGCATTTGAATCCTTTAATCTTGTGTTTATGCTCAGGCGATTAACGCTATGGTGTTAGGAATGGAAGGGCTTAAGGAAATTCAATCCCGGTTCTACAGAGACTTTCCTCCTCACCCACAAGAGAAAGTTTATGGTTTTGCCACGCCATCCACCATGAAGCCAACACAATGGAGCTGTAAGTTTTTGAGTAATGACTTCCAAATGTTGTGTCTACTTAACTCCAATAGGATTTTTGCAGATCCTGGAGGCGGAATCAATCAAATCCCTGGAGAATGTACCGTCTCCGGTGATGTCAGGTTATGTTTTTCTAAGTTGtgaatattgtaaaactgaGATGTctcatcagtttttttttttttaacttacttTTTTCTCTGTTCTTTTGGTTTCAGGTTGACTCCTTTCTATGAGTaagtctctcttctctcttggtTCCATAGTTGTTTCGTTCTTCTATGCATTTAGACACACTCTAAAGAACTAACCCTTGTTTTTTCCGCAGCGTGAAGGAAGTGATGAAGAAGCTGCAAGAGTATGTAGACGACATAAACACTATCGTCTAGAATCTCGCAACCCGTGGTCCTGTATCCAAGTACGTATTACCAGATGAGGACTTACGTGGaaggttcgttttttttttaactcttacGCCTGATTTCATTCCTTCTCTcagtttttgtttgttaacaAAGTCTCAATTGTCTCCTGCAGGCTAACGTTAAGCTTTGATGAAGCATCAGCTGGAGTTGCATGTAATCTTGATTCCCGCGGCTATCACGTTCTTTGCAACGCAACCAAAGAAGTCGTCGGGCACGTGAAGCCTTACTCAATCACCGGTACTTTGCCTCTTATCCGAGACCTCAAGGTAATCCATTAGATAAGCCCCCTTAACCTCACTAGACTCAAGTCTGATCCTTCCAGATTCTTCTGCAATTTACTCTTTTCTCAAATCGATTGTAGGACGAAGGTTTCGATGTGCAAACTTCAGGATACGGCCTCATGGCTACATATCATGCAAAGAATGAGTACTGTCTTCTTACAGACATGTGCCAAGGCTTTGATGTCTTCGTTAGGATCATTTCCCAGCTTGAACAAGACTAAACACTTTACTTTGaagacaataaaaataaaagcttCAAGTAGCTGCTCTCTTATTTGGTTCTAAACACTTTACTATCTATTTGTACAAGTCAATGGTGGTTCAATACATAAAAGACAATTTACAAAACTTTAAAACACAAAAGGGGGTagtgtttttttcatttattttttaatctatcTTGTACTGTTGTTGTCACCTTCAGTTTCAAGCTTATGTACCCGTAGGCGCAGTCTTTGCTGGTGATGGTGAAGCTTCCAGAGTCCATTACCCAATACAACAGCCGAGTATATGCCATGTGTGATGATAGGAGCAAGAAGGTTGTTTGTctgcaatattttttttcaagttaTGATTCCTTTTAACTTCGATAAAGAGAATGAGTCAGTAATATAAAAGTACCTGAATCCATTCAAAGCCGAGGTAGAGACCCAAAAGCCCTTCAAGAAGAGGAGAGTAGATCTTCTTCATCTGTCTCCTCTCGTACCACGCTGCAAACAACTTCTTGAGCTCGTCACGGGCAGAAGGAGTTTTCAAGACGGGTGCCATTATATAAGTCGGATCTTTAGGTGAAGCAGCAATGTAATAGAGAGAGCCAGTGAGAGCGGCGGTAATAGCGGCTGCAAACGCTTGAGCAAACGGTACGAACGGAGGCAATAGTCCAGTCTGTAAATTTCAATACTTTGAAGTCAATTTGGAGTCTTAAGGAACgtggagaagaagagagcaTTACCAAAGCGACCATTCCTCGAGGATCTGAGATGAGATCTGTGCCTCTTAGGAATATATCAGCTAGTGCACCCTGAAACGCAGCTCGATAGAAGAGCTCCTCTCCAACTGAACTTGCAGTAACTACTAAGATAAACTAAAAGAAAGACGTCAATGGTACCAGTTCTTGAAGTTtcaaaagattttgttaaaagAGAGTTAATTTAACCTGCCAAGCTGACATTCCATGGAAGAAGCCACGAAGCTCCTCATCTTCAACATCTCTAATGGCACGAGCATGCGGCGACACCTTCACAACTTCATcctaaaacaagaaaacaatctCAATCAACACTAAACCATTAAAAGAGAGAGAGTCCTAACTCTTTAACTTACATCAAGAATGAAGAGAAGAGCCATGATAGGTGGAGAAGCATAACCAAGACCAGCGATAATAGCATCTAAAGAAGCATTAAAACCTCCTGTGTAATCGATTCCTGCTACTTCACATATAAACCTTCCCGCCACAGCCATTCCACAGTAtattcctgtttttttttttatattttaaatttaaaaaataatccaaAACTTTAATTTACTTGAAAACAAAACTTTTGTCATCAGTCATCAccaccgagttgactcaccgaTTCCGTAACTCAGCCTAACAACAGCACCGATCTTATCCCAATCTCCGCCGCTTCCACCGACAAACTCCCCGACTGACGTCACCTCTCCCGACGGTCCAGCTAACCCCCCGCTGCCGAAGCTTCCCACCGACGTTACATCTCCCGAAGGCACAGCTACACTTCTTGCCGCCGCCGCCGCATCCCCGTCGTCGATCACTTCGCCGCTGCTCTGTCCCGACGAAGACGCTTTAACTCCCCTCGACTTCTCTAACGAAAGACTGCTTCTCTTCCCGCTACGCTTCCGAAGCTCCGATCTCGAACTCGCCGGAGACTCGTAAAGCCTATAACTACGATCACTACTCTTGAACCATgacgaagacgaagacgaagacgaagaagaagaggagaaagcgACTCTTGTCGTACTACAAGTCAACAAAGGAAGACCCATTAGATTTTACACGCGACAGCTCTCAGGCGAATTCGCCGGAGAGACTCTGTTCTTCATCtagtgtgagagagagagaaagagagactcTGTTCTCATCagtatttatttctattttttcaaaattaatatttaaaatgtaaaactccTGACCGTCGGATGATATAGACAGAATTAATCTAACGATTAAGGAGAGTTTCTAATAGAGACCACTCGAACCTGACGAAGTTCCACTTGGACTTGACTACCTACGGCTTTTACATGTCTACACgtcactatatttttttttctttctgcgTGAAACTCTAATGGGCTTTATTTCAAATTAACGGGCCTTAGTGCCGATGCTTTCCTAAACGGTGATCCAAATTTCAGATcttatcttaatattttaagaaaataatatatttattgtgaAAATTGGAAAACATctgaaaaagatttatttttgaaaactacagtttttaatttaaagcactaacattttataaattaaattataaatctttaaTAAAGTCCTATAATTATTTAGtatctaaattaaaaataatggagaacaaaatttaaaatgtaaaatatatcatGTGTATATCTATCTAATACTAAAAGGATATATGAAGAGTAGCCGGACTGTCCACGTCCTCATTTTAAATCAGCCAATAGGGTGTCTGAAATTCGCCACGTTAGA contains these protein-coding regions:
- the BNAC01G10370D gene encoding uncharacterized protein BNAC01G10370D produces the protein MGLPLLTCSTTRVAFSSSSSSSSSSSSWFKSSDRSYRLYESPASSRSELRKRSGKRSSLSLEKSRGVKASSSGQSSGEVIDDGDAAAAARSVAVPSGDVTSVGSFGSGGLAGPSGEVTSVGEFVGGSGGDWDKIGAVVRLSYGIGIYCGMAVAGRFICEVAGIDYTGGFNASLDAIIAGLGYASPPIMALLFILDDEVVKVSPHARAIRDVEDEELRGFFHGMSAWQFILVVTASSVGEELFYRAAFQGALADIFLRGTDLISDPRGMVALTGLLPPFVPFAQAFAAAITAALTGSLYYIAASPKDPTYIMAPVLKTPSARDELKKLFAAWYERRQMKKIYSPLLEGLLGLYLGFEWIQTNNLLAPIITHGIYSAVVLGNGLWKLHHHQQRLRLRVHKLETEGDNNSTR